A window of Lytechinus pictus isolate F3 Inbred chromosome 7, Lp3.0, whole genome shotgun sequence contains these coding sequences:
- the LOC129266063 gene encoding uncharacterized protein LOC129266063 isoform X2: MNTSLSSSEIILLQNPTGTMTTPTPYHFDPASQQVINSLPSKHLSHRQASEAINDAASRIASSTEHGRTSMRNGLTYDQFLAGLLYSEETMLVSQFIYFDYVMFNPEPQSPPRSNMTSGRAFLTNHRLLLLSAEVYQGLSLATLTPGQDKRPSGYTITGNASDILHYQSIPLINIHSVELNASVGVQSVETVMGVRPCCCLALCSCAGMDDCLKSWSSTSQSQGVSTNERVLTIGVTMPPWNHRYMIKLHLNGGVPMALVKEYIVAFSRFAPNITTKAQSAAF; this comes from the exons ATGAATACATCCCTATCTTCGAGTGAAATCATTCTCTTGCAGAATCCGACCGGTACTATG ACGACCCCGACCCCGTATCACTTTGACCCTGCCTCTCAGCAGGTGATCAACTCATTACCTTCCAAACACTTGAGCCATCGTCAAGCCTCAGAAGCTATTAATGATGCAGCTAGTAGGATTGCTTCTTCTACTGAACATGGTCGTACATCAATGAGGAATGGACTGACTTATGATCAGTTCCTTGCTG GTCTTTTATACAGCGAAGAAACAATGTTAGTGAGTCAGTTCATATACTTTGACTATGTGATGTTTAATCCTGAGCCTCAATCACCACCTCGATCTAACATGACATCTGGTCGTGCTTTCCTTACTAATCATCGTCTTCTTCTCCTATCAGCTGAGGTTTATCAAG GTTTGAGCTTGGCAACTTTGACCCCTGGTCAGGACAAGAGACCTTCAGGTTACACAATCACAGGAAATGCTTCAGATATTCTGCATTATCAGAGTATCCCATTGATCAATATCCACAGTGTGGAGTTGAACGCATCAGTTGGTGTCCAGTCTGTCGAGACCGTAATGGGAGTACGGCCATGTTGCTGTCTGGCTCTGTGTAGCTGTGCAGGG ATGGACGATTGTCTGAAGAGCTGGTCATCAACTTCACAGTCTCAAGGAGTTAGTACAAACGAAAGAGTGTTGACTATCGGAGTGACAATGCCTCCATGGAATCACCGTTACATGATCAAACTTCATCTCAACGGTGGTGTTCCAATGGCCCTGGTCAAGGAGTATATAGTTGCATTCTCTCGTTTTGCACCTAATATCACCACCAAGGCCCAATCTGCTGCTTTCTAG
- the LOC129266063 gene encoding uncharacterized protein LOC129266063 isoform X1 — MAYMNTSLSSSEIILLQNPTGTMTTPTPYHFDPASQQVINSLPSKHLSHRQASEAINDAASRIASSTEHGRTSMRNGLTYDQFLAGLLYSEETMLVSQFIYFDYVMFNPEPQSPPRSNMTSGRAFLTNHRLLLLSAEVYQGLSLATLTPGQDKRPSGYTITGNASDILHYQSIPLINIHSVELNASVGVQSVETVMGVRPCCCLALCSCAGMDDCLKSWSSTSQSQGVSTNERVLTIGVTMPPWNHRYMIKLHLNGGVPMALVKEYIVAFSRFAPNITTKAQSAAF, encoded by the exons ATGAATACATCCCTATCTTCGAGTGAAATCATTCTCTTGCAGAATCCGACCGGTACTATG ACGACCCCGACCCCGTATCACTTTGACCCTGCCTCTCAGCAGGTGATCAACTCATTACCTTCCAAACACTTGAGCCATCGTCAAGCCTCAGAAGCTATTAATGATGCAGCTAGTAGGATTGCTTCTTCTACTGAACATGGTCGTACATCAATGAGGAATGGACTGACTTATGATCAGTTCCTTGCTG GTCTTTTATACAGCGAAGAAACAATGTTAGTGAGTCAGTTCATATACTTTGACTATGTGATGTTTAATCCTGAGCCTCAATCACCACCTCGATCTAACATGACATCTGGTCGTGCTTTCCTTACTAATCATCGTCTTCTTCTCCTATCAGCTGAGGTTTATCAAG GTTTGAGCTTGGCAACTTTGACCCCTGGTCAGGACAAGAGACCTTCAGGTTACACAATCACAGGAAATGCTTCAGATATTCTGCATTATCAGAGTATCCCATTGATCAATATCCACAGTGTGGAGTTGAACGCATCAGTTGGTGTCCAGTCTGTCGAGACCGTAATGGGAGTACGGCCATGTTGCTGTCTGGCTCTGTGTAGCTGTGCAGGG ATGGACGATTGTCTGAAGAGCTGGTCATCAACTTCACAGTCTCAAGGAGTTAGTACAAACGAAAGAGTGTTGACTATCGGAGTGACAATGCCTCCATGGAATCACCGTTACATGATCAAACTTCATCTCAACGGTGGTGTTCCAATGGCCCTGGTCAAGGAGTATATAGTTGCATTCTCTCGTTTTGCACCTAATATCACCACCAAGGCCCAATCTGCTGCTTTCTAG